From the Nocardiopsis changdeensis genome, one window contains:
- a CDS encoding SDR family oxidoreductase → MTTRPLTVVTGGGRGIGAATCVRLAGDGHDIVFGYASDTGAAERTAEQVRATGARCAAVRMDTSVEADVDRLFDTAEALGPVTGLVNNAAVTGPLGRFADADTAVLRRVVDVNVLGYLLCCRRAARDMGSRGSGAIVNVSSAAATLGSPDEYVHYAATKAAVDAMTVGLSKELGPSGIRVNAVAPGVIETDMHAAMGDPGRPARAAATIPLRRAGRPGEIADAIAWLLSPEASYASGTVLRVAGGR, encoded by the coding sequence ATGACGACGCGACCTCTCACCGTGGTCACCGGCGGCGGCCGGGGCATCGGTGCCGCCACCTGTGTGCGGCTGGCCGGCGACGGGCACGACATCGTGTTCGGCTACGCCTCGGACACCGGGGCCGCGGAGCGGACCGCCGAGCAGGTGCGCGCGACCGGGGCCCGGTGCGCGGCGGTGCGCATGGACACCTCCGTCGAGGCCGACGTCGACCGGCTGTTCGACACGGCGGAGGCACTGGGTCCGGTGACGGGCCTGGTCAACAACGCCGCGGTGACCGGGCCGCTGGGCCGGTTCGCCGACGCCGACACCGCGGTCCTCAGGCGGGTGGTCGACGTCAACGTGCTCGGCTACCTGCTGTGCTGCCGCCGGGCGGCACGGGACATGGGGAGCCGGGGGTCGGGTGCGATCGTCAACGTCTCCTCGGCCGCAGCCACCCTGGGCAGCCCGGACGAGTACGTCCACTACGCGGCGACCAAGGCGGCGGTGGACGCCATGACGGTCGGCCTCTCCAAGGAGTTGGGACCGTCCGGAATCCGGGTCAACGCGGTCGCCCCCGGGGTGATCGAGACCGACATGCACGCCGCCATGGGCGACCCCGGCCGCCCCGCCCGGGCGGCGGCGACGATCCCGCTGCGACGTGCGGGGCGTCCCGGGGAGATCGCCGACGCGATCGCCTGGCTGCTGTCCCCCGAGGCCTCCTACGCGAGCGGAACGGTGCTGCGGGTGGCCGGCGGCAGGTGA
- a CDS encoding DUF6507 family protein gives MSAWNIDPVQVGGVLEATLGHLGDEEGGSGLTRELSQLETHLGNAVEECGSGIVADALGRFAEHYFGILGGMAETTLRAVGGAYEATNHYIEGNLEMAAEAQLNAAREPATEITPAAGSGQQPQYR, from the coding sequence ATGAGCGCTTGGAATATCGATCCAGTGCAGGTCGGCGGTGTTCTGGAGGCGACCCTGGGACATCTGGGCGATGAGGAGGGAGGTTCCGGACTGACCCGGGAGCTGTCCCAACTGGAGACCCATCTGGGCAACGCCGTCGAGGAGTGCGGCAGCGGCATCGTCGCCGATGCGCTGGGCCGGTTCGCCGAACACTACTTCGGGATTCTCGGCGGTATGGCGGAGACGACCCTGAGGGCCGTCGGCGGCGCCTACGAGGCCACCAACCACTACATCGAAGGCAACTTGGAGATGGCCGCCGAAGCCCAGCTCAACGCCGCCAGGGAACCGGCCACCGAGATCACCCCTGCCGCGGGGTCGGGCCAGCAGCCCCAGTACCGCTGA
- a CDS encoding glycoside hydrolase family 9 protein — protein sequence MSPRRTPAVLGTAALLTLPLTSAPALADDEPVEQIVNGDFSDGTSGWWGTPQIELTVTEDEVLCVEVPGGTSDPWEVIVGQNDVPLVAGESYTFSFTASGTAERPVRALVQEAVDPWRTELDERPVLTPEMGGYEYVFTAGADHDAAQVAFQVGGAADPWTLCLDDVSLLGGAEPPVYVPDTGPRVRVNQVGYLPQGPKNATVVTDAADPLPWSLADADGTVVATGDTVPRGLDDTSGQNVHTIGFGHVTTPGEGYTLTADGETSHPFGIGADPYRSLATDALEFYYTQRSGIEILDGIAPGYAREAGHAGVAPNRGDTEVTCHPSTPCDYSLDVSGGWYDAGDHGKYVVNGGISVHQLMSVYERAHAAPTGDPERVGDSTLAVPERDNGVPDVLDEARWEMEFLLSMQVPAGEELAGMAHHKVHDERWTGLPLMPAADPQPRYLHAPSTAATLNLAATAAQCSRVFAPYDAEFAATCLTAAETAWDAARAHPDRYAEVGGEGGGPYNDDEVADEFYWAAAELYLATGAAEYEEAVTSSELHTADVFTADGFDWRWTAPLGRLQLATVPNGLPDREAVRASVVEGAEQYADAAADHPYGLAYAPASGVFAWGSNGLVLNNLVVVATAYDIDGDTRFRDAVLEGMDYILGRNALNSSYVTGYGTAYTENQHSRWYAHQLDPSLPNPPPGTLSGGPNSDTATWDPIAQANLDGCAPQFCHIDDIDSWATNELTINWNSTLAWVSAFAADQGDAAPPAESTCEVDYRVHGTWEGGATTQVVVRNTGGEALADWTLAWSFPGSQTVREHWSTNLTQSGRAVTAHALDWNAEIGAGDEVTFGFTGSRGPGPNASPERFTLNGSVCR from the coding sequence TTGAGTCCACGAAGAACCCCCGCGGTCCTGGGCACCGCCGCCCTCCTGACCCTCCCCCTGACCTCCGCCCCGGCCCTGGCCGACGACGAACCCGTGGAGCAGATCGTCAACGGCGACTTCTCCGACGGGACCTCCGGCTGGTGGGGCACGCCCCAGATCGAACTGACCGTCACCGAGGACGAGGTCCTGTGCGTCGAGGTGCCCGGCGGCACCTCCGACCCGTGGGAGGTCATCGTCGGCCAGAACGACGTACCGCTCGTCGCGGGCGAGTCCTACACCTTCTCCTTCACCGCCTCCGGCACCGCCGAACGCCCCGTCCGGGCCCTGGTCCAGGAAGCGGTCGACCCCTGGCGCACCGAACTCGACGAGCGCCCCGTCCTCACTCCGGAGATGGGCGGGTACGAGTACGTGTTCACGGCGGGGGCCGACCACGACGCCGCCCAGGTCGCCTTCCAGGTCGGCGGAGCCGCCGACCCCTGGACCCTGTGTCTGGACGACGTCTCCCTGCTCGGCGGGGCCGAGCCCCCCGTGTACGTGCCCGACACCGGCCCCCGCGTGCGCGTCAACCAGGTCGGCTACCTGCCGCAGGGCCCCAAGAACGCCACCGTGGTCACCGACGCCGCCGATCCGCTGCCCTGGAGCCTGGCCGACGCCGACGGCACCGTCGTCGCCACGGGCGACACCGTTCCCCGCGGCCTGGACGACACCTCCGGGCAGAACGTGCACACCATCGGCTTCGGGCACGTCACCACCCCCGGCGAGGGCTACACCCTGACCGCCGACGGGGAGACGAGCCACCCCTTCGGGATCGGCGCCGACCCCTACCGGTCCCTGGCGACGGACGCGCTGGAGTTCTACTACACCCAGCGCAGCGGCATCGAGATCCTCGACGGGATCGCCCCCGGGTACGCGCGGGAGGCCGGGCACGCCGGTGTCGCGCCCAACCGCGGCGACACCGAGGTCACCTGCCACCCGAGCACCCCCTGCGACTATTCGCTCGACGTCTCCGGCGGCTGGTACGACGCCGGGGACCACGGCAAGTACGTGGTCAACGGCGGCATCTCCGTGCACCAGCTGATGAGCGTCTACGAACGCGCGCACGCGGCGCCCACCGGGGACCCCGAACGGGTCGGCGACTCCACCCTGGCCGTGCCCGAACGCGACAACGGGGTCCCCGACGTCCTCGACGAGGCGCGCTGGGAGATGGAGTTCCTGCTGTCCATGCAGGTGCCCGCGGGCGAGGAGCTCGCCGGGATGGCGCACCACAAGGTCCACGACGAGCGCTGGACCGGGCTGCCCCTGATGCCCGCCGCCGACCCCCAGCCCCGCTACCTGCACGCGCCCTCGACCGCGGCCACCCTCAACCTGGCAGCGACCGCCGCCCAGTGCTCGCGGGTGTTCGCCCCCTACGACGCCGAGTTCGCCGCCACCTGCCTGACGGCGGCCGAGACCGCCTGGGACGCCGCCCGGGCCCATCCCGACCGCTACGCCGAGGTGGGTGGCGAGGGCGGCGGGCCCTACAACGACGACGAGGTCGCCGACGAGTTCTACTGGGCCGCCGCCGAGCTGTACCTGGCCACCGGCGCCGCGGAGTACGAGGAGGCGGTGACGTCGTCGGAGCTGCACACCGCCGACGTGTTCACGGCCGACGGCTTCGACTGGAGGTGGACCGCCCCGCTGGGCCGCCTCCAGCTGGCCACCGTGCCCAACGGCCTGCCCGACCGGGAGGCGGTGCGCGCCTCCGTGGTCGAGGGGGCCGAACAGTACGCGGACGCCGCGGCCGACCACCCCTACGGCCTGGCGTACGCCCCGGCGAGCGGGGTGTTCGCCTGGGGCTCCAACGGCCTGGTCCTCAACAACCTGGTGGTGGTCGCCACCGCGTACGACATCGACGGCGACACCCGGTTCCGGGACGCCGTCCTGGAGGGCATGGACTACATCCTGGGCCGCAACGCCCTCAACAGCTCCTACGTGACCGGGTACGGAACGGCGTACACGGAGAACCAGCACAGCCGCTGGTACGCGCACCAGCTGGACCCGTCCCTGCCCAATCCGCCGCCGGGCACCCTCTCCGGCGGGCCCAACTCCGACACCGCGACCTGGGACCCGATCGCGCAGGCGAACCTGGACGGGTGCGCACCGCAGTTCTGCCACATCGACGACATCGACTCGTGGGCGACCAACGAGCTGACGATCAACTGGAACTCGACCCTGGCCTGGGTGTCGGCGTTCGCGGCCGACCAGGGCGACGCCGCACCGCCGGCGGAGTCCACCTGCGAGGTGGACTACCGGGTGCACGGCACCTGGGAGGGCGGGGCCACCACCCAGGTGGTCGTGCGCAACACCGGCGGTGAGGCGCTGGCCGACTGGACCCTGGCCTGGTCCTTCCCCGGTTCCCAGACCGTGCGCGAGCACTGGAGCACCAACCTGACGCAGTCCGGGCGCGCGGTGACCGCGCACGCCCTGGACTGGAACGCCGAGATCGGCGCGGGCGACGAGGTGACCTTCGGTTTCACCGGGTCGCGCGGACCCGGACCGAACGCCTCACCCGAGCGTTTCACGCTCAACGGGAGCGTCTGCCGCTGA
- a CDS encoding DUF1360 domain-containing protein, with amino-acid sequence MNSDATDPVQGAKEAVRREAEIYRDGSDQPLGGYAAAMAVYAASVGAGLVAVKLAGRRSDARVGPWDLALMGLTTHKVSRLLAKDPVTSPLRAFFTRFRGASAPAELSEEVRGEGGRKAAGELITCPFCTAQWIATGYAFGLVLAPGLTRSAGAVFSAVAVSDWLQLAYVRLQKAQEG; translated from the coding sequence ATGAACAGTGACGCCACCGACCCGGTGCAGGGGGCCAAGGAGGCGGTGCGCCGGGAGGCGGAGATCTACCGGGACGGCAGCGACCAGCCCCTGGGCGGCTACGCGGCGGCGATGGCGGTCTACGCGGCCTCCGTGGGCGCGGGCCTGGTGGCGGTGAAGCTGGCGGGACGCCGGAGCGACGCCCGGGTGGGGCCGTGGGACCTCGCGCTCATGGGGCTGACCACCCACAAGGTCTCCCGGCTGCTGGCCAAGGACCCGGTCACCAGCCCGCTGCGGGCGTTCTTCACCCGCTTCCGCGGGGCCTCGGCGCCGGCGGAGCTCTCCGAGGAGGTGCGGGGAGAGGGCGGGCGCAAGGCCGCCGGCGAGCTGATCACCTGCCCGTTCTGCACCGCGCAGTGGATCGCCACGGGGTACGCCTTCGGGCTGGTCCTGGCGCCGGGGCTCACCCGGAGCGCGGGCGCGGTGTTCAGCGCGGTGGCGGTCTCCGACTGGCTCCAGCTGGCCTACGTCCGGCTGCAGAAGGCCCAGGAGGGGTAG
- a CDS encoding PQQ-dependent sugar dehydrogenase has protein sequence MRSTVRTGAAGRAAAAAAAAALTAACGAGGTSGDTAGGADPGAGGAPGTAGAAVGEPRVHATGLEVPWGAAVLPDGSVLVAERDSGEVVRVAEDGTVATVGSVDGVSPGGEGGLLGLAVDPAFPNEPYVYVYFTSSSDNRIARLEYDPQEGLTGQETLLDGIPAAGNHNGGRIAFGPDGFLYAGTGDAGDPSLSQDRDSLGGKILRITTEGEPAEDNPFGNATYSYGHRNVQGLAWDEEGRLYATEFGQDEWDEVNLIEPGGNYGWPEVEGEGGGDGFVDPLVTWTTDEASPSGAAVAGGSLWVASLRGARLWEVPLTGDGGVGEPTAHFTGEYGRLRTVVVTSEGDALWLSTSNRDGRGDPVEEDDRLFLVPLG, from the coding sequence ATGAGATCCACAGTGCGCACAGGAGCGGCGGGGCGGGCCGCGGCCGCCGCCGCGGCGGCGGCCCTGACGGCCGCCTGCGGGGCCGGCGGCACGTCCGGCGACACGGCGGGCGGTGCGGACCCGGGCGCCGGGGGCGCCCCGGGCACGGCTGGGGCGGCCGTGGGGGAGCCCCGTGTCCACGCCACCGGCCTGGAGGTCCCCTGGGGGGCGGCCGTGCTGCCGGACGGCTCGGTGCTGGTCGCCGAGCGGGACTCCGGCGAGGTGGTCCGGGTGGCCGAGGACGGCACCGTTGCGACGGTGGGCTCGGTGGACGGCGTGTCCCCCGGCGGCGAGGGCGGGCTGCTGGGGCTGGCCGTCGACCCCGCCTTCCCCAACGAGCCCTACGTGTACGTCTACTTCACCTCCTCCTCCGACAACCGGATCGCACGCCTGGAGTACGACCCGCAGGAGGGCCTGACCGGCCAGGAGACCCTGCTCGACGGCATCCCCGCGGCGGGCAACCACAACGGCGGCCGGATCGCGTTCGGCCCCGACGGCTTCCTGTACGCCGGCACCGGCGACGCCGGGGACCCGTCGCTGTCCCAGGACAGGGACTCCCTGGGCGGCAAGATCCTGCGGATCACCACCGAGGGCGAGCCCGCCGAGGACAACCCCTTCGGCAACGCGACCTACAGCTACGGCCACCGCAACGTCCAGGGCCTGGCCTGGGACGAGGAGGGGCGGCTGTACGCCACGGAGTTCGGCCAGGACGAGTGGGACGAGGTCAACCTCATCGAGCCGGGCGGCAACTACGGCTGGCCCGAGGTGGAGGGCGAGGGCGGCGGCGACGGGTTCGTCGACCCGCTGGTCACCTGGACCACCGACGAGGCCTCGCCGAGCGGCGCCGCGGTGGCGGGCGGCTCCCTGTGGGTGGCCTCGCTGCGCGGTGCCCGACTGTGGGAGGTCCCGCTCACCGGGGACGGCGGTGTCGGGGAGCCGACGGCGCACTTCACCGGGGAGTACGGGCGGCTGCGCACGGTCGTGGTCACCTCCGAGGGCGACGCCCTGTGGCTGTCCACCAGCAACCGGGACGGCCGGGGCGACCCGGTCGAAGAGGACGATCGGCTGTTCCTGGTGCCTTTGGGGTGA
- a CDS encoding VWA domain-containing protein, protein MSVFPRGARRSGPGRGPLSAALALIGAFSMVAVTSGGASAQPVPTGSEVVVKVGGVRAGDTPGALDGVVLGLFENADDAEPVAECTSTGGTCAFTVPGTDGTTRLWVKEVGVPDGWFSNPALRTGEGSGEASQADPYVFRTPLLEPGGTYTSGAEFMAQGGGAARDASGGYWQVSRDNVPLPQRCGLDIALLLDTSGSVEDELPELKQAADTITDSLVGTPSQMALFSFSSSSPAEQGENHPDLVPVTTPEQADAFKALYRDWAAEGGTNWDVALDTVAGAQAHYDLVLMITDGDPTFYRNEQGPGSFTRFREVEEAVFSANLLKEKGSRLVAAGVGDGIDTETELNLRAVTGPVEFDGSNMLEADHLHTGDFGAVGEAIREMVGQMCSGSLSVTKMIVPEGNGEGDLSGAVPAGPGWTFEAGTGTEGAAVDPASATTGADGTGTVNFALTYPHGAESAVVEITERQRDGYRLVSQDGETARCVELTGEGGGEPLDVESRPGDDPAFAVSVPAAAPVNCTVYNQKAPEPPADLTVDKSWWIDGLVYPEGEQPDGFGSALSLADGEALAPQPWGEARGGYTVGGTVAGQEVMTAPEQCFLVLAEARPEGEESPFDGLEPGAEGTREDRYREDFGFALPAEHNRYTVYNAFTCDTRLTLVKEVDNTGGGTAGPGDWTLTAAGDGGTVSGPGGDPAVTGAAVVPGGYELGEAGPEGYTAGPWSCRAEGSDEELAAGGTVEVGLGEHVTCRVRNTFVPGPGPSPSPSPTPDPSPSPSPGEEPSPSPEPGGPGPRPPAPDGPPDRGGLPVTGTSVLGAVAAAALLIAAGVISLFLVRRRPRAEG, encoded by the coding sequence ATGTCCGTGTTCCCCAGGGGTGCGCGACGGTCCGGACCGGGACGCGGGCCGCTGTCCGCGGCCCTCGCGCTGATCGGCGCCTTCTCGATGGTCGCGGTCACGTCCGGAGGCGCCTCGGCCCAGCCCGTCCCGACCGGCTCCGAGGTCGTCGTGAAGGTCGGCGGGGTCCGCGCCGGGGACACGCCCGGCGCACTGGACGGTGTGGTCCTCGGGCTGTTCGAGAACGCCGACGACGCGGAACCGGTGGCCGAGTGCACCTCCACCGGCGGCACCTGCGCCTTCACCGTCCCCGGCACCGACGGCACCACCCGGCTCTGGGTCAAGGAGGTCGGGGTCCCCGACGGGTGGTTCTCCAACCCCGCGCTGCGCACCGGGGAGGGCAGCGGCGAAGCCTCGCAGGCGGACCCCTACGTGTTCAGGACGCCGCTCCTCGAACCCGGCGGGACCTACACCTCCGGCGCGGAGTTCATGGCCCAGGGCGGCGGCGCGGCCCGGGACGCCTCCGGCGGGTACTGGCAGGTCTCGCGCGACAACGTCCCCCTCCCGCAGCGGTGCGGACTGGACATCGCACTGCTTCTGGACACGTCCGGTTCGGTGGAGGACGAGCTCCCCGAGCTGAAACAGGCCGCCGACACCATCACGGACTCCCTCGTGGGGACCCCGTCCCAGATGGCCCTCTTCTCCTTCTCCAGCTCCTCCCCGGCGGAGCAGGGGGAGAACCACCCCGACCTGGTACCCGTCACCACCCCCGAGCAGGCCGACGCCTTCAAGGCCCTGTACCGGGACTGGGCGGCCGAGGGCGGGACGAACTGGGACGTCGCCCTCGATACGGTGGCGGGCGCCCAGGCGCACTACGACCTCGTGCTGATGATCACCGACGGCGACCCCACCTTCTACCGGAACGAGCAGGGGCCGGGGAGCTTCACCCGCTTCCGGGAGGTGGAGGAGGCGGTCTTCTCCGCGAACCTGCTCAAGGAGAAGGGCTCCAGGCTGGTCGCCGCCGGGGTCGGCGACGGCATCGACACGGAGACCGAACTGAACCTGCGGGCGGTCACCGGGCCCGTGGAGTTCGACGGGTCGAACATGCTGGAGGCCGACCACCTGCACACCGGCGACTTCGGGGCCGTCGGCGAGGCCATCCGCGAGATGGTCGGGCAGATGTGCTCCGGCAGCCTGTCGGTGACCAAGATGATCGTCCCCGAGGGGAACGGGGAGGGCGATCTCAGCGGCGCGGTGCCGGCCGGCCCGGGCTGGACCTTCGAGGCCGGGACCGGGACGGAGGGGGCCGCCGTCGACCCGGCCTCGGCGACCACCGGGGCCGACGGGACCGGGACGGTCAACTTCGCCCTGACCTACCCGCACGGCGCGGAGTCGGCGGTCGTCGAGATCACCGAGCGGCAGCGGGACGGCTACCGGCTGGTGTCCCAGGACGGCGAGACCGCGCGCTGCGTGGAGCTGACCGGGGAGGGCGGGGGCGAGCCCCTCGACGTCGAGTCCCGGCCGGGCGACGACCCCGCCTTCGCGGTGTCCGTGCCCGCGGCGGCCCCGGTGAACTGCACCGTCTACAACCAGAAGGCGCCGGAACCGCCGGCCGACCTCACCGTTGACAAGTCCTGGTGGATCGACGGGCTCGTCTACCCGGAGGGGGAGCAGCCCGACGGGTTCGGGTCCGCCCTGAGCCTGGCCGACGGCGAGGCCCTCGCCCCGCAGCCCTGGGGCGAGGCCCGGGGCGGGTACACGGTCGGCGGCACGGTGGCGGGGCAGGAGGTCATGACGGCGCCGGAGCAGTGCTTCCTGGTGCTGGCCGAGGCCCGGCCCGAGGGGGAGGAGAGCCCCTTCGACGGCCTCGAACCCGGGGCGGAGGGCACCCGCGAGGACAGGTACCGGGAGGACTTCGGGTTCGCCCTGCCCGCGGAGCACAACCGCTACACCGTGTACAACGCGTTCACCTGCGACACCCGGCTGACGCTGGTCAAGGAGGTGGACAACACCGGCGGCGGCACGGCCGGGCCCGGCGACTGGACGCTGACGGCGGCCGGGGACGGCGGGACGGTCAGCGGTCCCGGGGGAGACCCCGCGGTGACCGGGGCGGCGGTCGTCCCCGGCGGCTACGAGCTGGGCGAGGCGGGCCCCGAGGGGTACACCGCGGGCCCGTGGAGCTGCCGGGCGGAGGGCTCGGACGAGGAGCTCGCCGCGGGCGGCACGGTGGAGGTCGGCCTGGGCGAGCACGTCACGTGCCGGGTGCGCAACACCTTCGTGCCCGGACCGGGCCCGAGTCCGTCGCCGAGCCCGACACCGGACCCGTCACCGAGCCCGTCGCCCGGTGAGGAGCCGAGCCCGTCGCCCGAGCCGGGCGGACCCGGCCCGCGGCCCCCGGCCCCGGACGGGCCCCCGGACAGGGGCGGGCTGCCGGTCACCGGAACGTCCGTGCTCGGCGCCGTCGCCGCAGCGGCACTGCTCATCGCGGCCGGGGTGATCTCCCTGTTCCTGGTGCGCAGGCGGCCGCGGGCCGAAGGGTAG
- a CDS encoding tetratricopeptide repeat protein — MAAPGPWLVAAVLLLLSGAAVFLRTVEAAWFAPPDWWAAFALPAGAALAVRGTVLLRRSQAWRRRLPAREEIRVSCDTGPGGRLPTVGRRTDPLTWGVAPAAADARGGSSLPPYVPRAADVRLRAAVQAQRFVFLAGDSAVGKTRSAHEAVRHLTDHVLIAPRPGARVAPALQAAAAHPRCVLWLDDLHRWASDPHLTAQNVGDLLGGQGRGTHRVVVATLRDTEKKRLLDGGDAERWRLLLRRAVEIRVDRALTDGERKRAERFRSDERIAHALDRRGVHGFAPLLARAPELLAEVNGAGDPSAAGDAAHALSPASQGALLVAAAVTVRRCGAVGPIPRALVERLHVRLSEEAGSGDRRPEASDRAWEWATAPRAGATRLLTPVGADHVEVFDHLVDEALKRTLPGERVPDALFDEVLEGVSAEDAMVLGWEALGFGRDGAAVAGMRRSVRLGAAERGPDHPDTLETRHRLARTLMTMGEPDASLAEYREVAAGYRRLRGKHHPATLRSRHHLAFALLWADRLEEAEAEQRSVAQTMLWVLGPQAPEIEEVRQRLSVLERRIRETRELNAELDW; from the coding sequence GTGGCGGCACCGGGCCCATGGCTGGTGGCGGCGGTGCTCCTGCTGCTGTCGGGGGCGGCGGTGTTCCTGCGTACGGTCGAGGCGGCCTGGTTCGCGCCACCCGACTGGTGGGCCGCGTTCGCCCTTCCGGCGGGAGCGGCCCTGGCGGTCCGGGGCACGGTGCTGCTCCGGCGGTCGCAGGCCTGGCGTCGGCGGCTTCCCGCCCGGGAGGAGATCCGGGTCTCCTGTGACACCGGGCCCGGCGGGCGCCTGCCGACGGTGGGGAGGCGGACGGATCCGCTGACCTGGGGCGTGGCCCCCGCGGCGGCCGACGCCCGGGGCGGGTCGTCCCTGCCCCCCTACGTGCCGCGCGCCGCGGACGTGCGGCTCCGCGCCGCCGTTCAGGCGCAGAGATTCGTCTTCTTGGCGGGGGATTCGGCCGTGGGCAAGACCCGCAGCGCCCACGAGGCGGTCCGGCACCTGACCGACCACGTCCTGATCGCCCCGCGCCCGGGCGCGCGCGTGGCCCCCGCACTCCAGGCGGCGGCCGCCCACCCCCGGTGTGTGCTGTGGCTGGACGACCTGCACCGATGGGCCTCCGACCCGCACCTGACCGCGCAGAACGTCGGTGACCTCCTCGGCGGGCAGGGGCGGGGCACGCACCGCGTCGTGGTGGCGACCCTGCGGGACACCGAGAAGAAGAGGCTGCTCGACGGTGGCGATGCCGAGCGGTGGAGGCTGCTCCTGCGTCGCGCGGTCGAGATCCGTGTCGACCGGGCGCTGACGGACGGCGAACGGAAGCGGGCGGAGCGGTTCCGTTCGGACGAGCGGATCGCGCACGCGCTGGACCGGCGCGGCGTGCACGGGTTCGCGCCGCTCCTGGCCCGCGCCCCGGAGTTGCTCGCCGAAGTGAACGGCGCCGGGGATCCGTCCGCGGCGGGGGACGCCGCTCACGCCCTCTCCCCGGCCTCCCAGGGGGCGCTCCTGGTGGCCGCGGCGGTGACGGTCCGCCGCTGCGGGGCGGTGGGGCCGATTCCGCGGGCGCTGGTGGAACGGCTCCACGTCCGGCTGTCGGAAGAGGCGGGAAGCGGGGACCGGCGTCCGGAGGCATCGGACCGGGCCTGGGAATGGGCCACGGCGCCGCGGGCGGGAGCGACGCGGCTGCTGACACCGGTCGGCGCGGACCATGTCGAGGTCTTCGACCACCTGGTGGACGAGGCCCTGAAGCGGACCCTGCCGGGCGAGCGGGTTCCGGACGCCCTGTTCGACGAGGTCCTGGAGGGGGTCTCGGCGGAGGACGCCATGGTGCTGGGGTGGGAGGCGCTCGGATTCGGGCGGGACGGGGCGGCGGTGGCCGGCATGCGCAGGTCGGTCCGGCTGGGGGCGGCGGAGCGGGGACCCGACCATCCGGACACCCTGGAGACCCGGCACCGTCTGGCGCGGACCCTGATGACCATGGGCGAACCGGACGCCTCCCTGGCGGAGTACCGCGAAGTCGCGGCGGGATACCGGCGCCTGCGCGGAAAGCACCATCCGGCGACCCTGCGGAGCCGGCACCATCTGGCGTTCGCGTTGCTGTGGGCCGACCGGCTGGAGGAGGCGGAGGCGGAGCAGCGATCGGTGGCGCAGACCATGCTCTGGGTGCTGGGCCCCCAGGCCCCGGAGATCGAGGAGGTACGGCAGCGCCTGTCCGTGCTCGAGCGCCGCATTCGCGAGACCCGGGAACTGAACGCCGAACTGGACTGGTGA